A genome region from Arachidicoccus soli includes the following:
- a CDS encoding putative Ig domain-containing protein, translating into MRIVSSFLMIFFVCFFESGKAQSDTLDKYILTPSPSFKPHINGAAIFGARPGSPILYKVAASGQKPIHYSVKRLPAGLSLNENTGIISGVLNKKGSYRMELTVTNSLGKNSRSFTLKIGDQLALTPAMGWNSWNCWGLSVNEDKVKESAQALIDKGLVDHGWTYINIDDGWEAANRNADGTISPNEKFPDIKSLSDWLHSQGLKFGIYSSPGTRTCGGFLGSYKHEMQDATTYTNWGVDYLKYDWCSYDSVYKAEGDTSLAAFKKPYEVMRNALRQQNRDIYYSLCQYGWRDVWKWGAEVEGNSWRTTGDIEDNWESLKAIWSRQTPLYPYAGPGHWNDPDMLIVGKVGWGDQLHQTGLTADEQYTHISLWCLLSAPLLIGCDISKMDKFTVSLLTNDEVLALDQDIAGNQAQQKINGKDYQVWVKKLSDGKHAIGIFNLLDNKKELSINWDDLGLSKTEHVRDLWRQKDLGKFKNKFDVNVDPHGVSLIKVF; encoded by the coding sequence ATGCGAATAGTATCTTCCTTTTTAATGATATTTTTTGTTTGCTTCTTTGAAAGTGGGAAGGCTCAGAGTGATACCCTAGATAAATATATCTTAACTCCTTCGCCTTCTTTTAAACCGCACATTAATGGTGCTGCCATTTTTGGAGCAAGACCCGGTTCCCCTATTTTATATAAGGTTGCAGCTTCAGGGCAAAAACCAATACATTATTCGGTAAAGAGATTGCCTGCAGGTTTGTCTTTGAATGAAAATACAGGTATTATTTCTGGTGTTCTAAATAAAAAGGGATCTTATCGGATGGAACTGACCGTTACTAATTCTTTAGGGAAAAACAGCAGGTCATTTACATTAAAAATTGGTGATCAATTAGCACTTACCCCCGCTATGGGGTGGAACAGCTGGAACTGCTGGGGATTAAGTGTGAATGAAGATAAAGTGAAAGAATCTGCCCAGGCATTGATCGATAAAGGTCTTGTAGATCATGGATGGACCTATATTAATATCGATGATGGTTGGGAAGCCGCCAATAGGAATGCCGATGGTACGATTTCTCCAAATGAAAAATTCCCGGATATAAAATCTTTAAGTGATTGGTTGCACTCACAAGGATTAAAGTTTGGGATTTACTCTTCACCTGGCACGCGTACCTGTGGTGGCTTCTTGGGCTCATACAAACATGAAATGCAGGATGCCACTACTTATACCAATTGGGGAGTTGATTATTTAAAATATGATTGGTGCAGCTACGATTCCGTTTATAAGGCAGAAGGTGATACTTCCCTTGCAGCATTTAAGAAGCCCTATGAAGTGATGCGTAATGCATTAAGGCAACAGAATCGGGATATTTATTATAGCCTCTGTCAGTATGGTTGGAGAGATGTATGGAAATGGGGCGCAGAGGTTGAAGGGAATAGCTGGCGTACTACTGGTGATATAGAAGATAATTGGGAAAGTCTGAAAGCTATCTGGTCTAGACAAACACCTTTATACCCTTATGCAGGTCCAGGACATTGGAATGATCCCGATATGCTTATTGTTGGAAAGGTCGGCTGGGGAGATCAACTGCATCAAACAGGGCTTACTGCCGATGAACAATATACCCACATTAGCTTATGGTGTTTGCTTTCGGCTCCTTTGCTAATTGGATGTGATATAAGTAAGATGGATAAATTTACGGTAAGTCTTTTGACTAATGATGAAGTTTTAGCTTTAGATCAAGATATAGCTGGTAACCAAGCACAGCAAAAGATTAATGGAAAAGATTATCAGGTCTGGGTAAAAAAGCTTTCCGATGGAAAACATGCAATAGGTATTTTTAACTTATTGGATAATAAAAAAGAGCTTAGTATAAATTGGGACGATTTGGGGCTTTCTAAAACAGAGCATGTGAGGGACTTATGGAGGCAAAAAGATTTGGGGAAGTTTAAAAACAAATTTGACGTGAATGTCGACCCTCATGGAGTTAGTTTGATTAAAGTATTTTAA
- a CDS encoding alpha-L-arabinofuranosidase C-terminal domain-containing protein → MNKKLWLMIAAFFHAAILIAQHASLTINASTLGNPVSATLHGAFFEEISHAGDGGLYAELIQNRGFEDATIPQGNTLEDGFLIPKRTPHFDMRNGGVSDWKLPWNVTSDYPGWYPVTGKNGGLTLSLSINHPLNTATPHNLKITISKPGMLAGVANTGYWGMNIIRGDTYLLSFYLWTDGSYGGEVKAALYSKDSAILGSHSFLTGRKAGWVKYSCTITAKKMDSHAHLVLSFSKKGTIYLDFVSLFPRNTYKNRPNGLRKDLAQYIANLHPAFIRWPGGCYVEGMNIQSAFDWKNTIGPIEKRPETYSPWGYWSTNGFGFDEYLRFCEDIGAKGLFVANVGVSCEMRSGTFIPDDSLQSYIQNALDAIEYATGSITSKWGNLRAHNGHPKPYPLEYIELGNEQSGPRYARRYNWFYNAIHTKYPNIHIIASMGLGDVNHYTLDSMQHVQIADEHAYKAAFWAMSNYNHFDKYRRDGYKVYVGEYATNGGVGRGNMNATLSDAVYILSMEHNGDLVSMSSYAPLLANVHDEDWPVNLINFDASKSYARISYYMIQMMAKSRADVNLKSKLLLQQDALKKRSIFDGGVGFATWDTQAEYKDLEVIQDGKTVYRSDFLNRPNEWAKVRGTWDIQDSALAETASGAQTLAYLKGRSFDTYTLNVKARKLSGTNAFIIPFAIKNSNTFLRAHIGSWVNSHCTFETVANGYDVSDLITQQRLPYPIVTGRWYNIRLEVMKDSVACYLDDKLIMTYKEPRKLFAIAGKDNKTGDIIIKMVNAYNTPYNMEVKTLNEHYINPRALMQVLSAPNGNVENSFKEPEKYIPITKTITNASKDFRIILPAYSVSVIRLKTVQ, encoded by the coding sequence ATGAATAAAAAATTATGGTTGATGATCGCAGCATTTTTTCATGCTGCAATTTTAATCGCCCAACATGCGTCGCTGACCATAAATGCTTCTACACTGGGTAATCCGGTTTCTGCTACTCTCCATGGCGCATTTTTTGAGGAGATTTCTCATGCGGGTGATGGTGGACTGTATGCTGAACTTATCCAGAACCGTGGCTTTGAAGATGCTACCATACCACAGGGTAACACTTTGGAAGATGGTTTTCTTATTCCAAAGCGAACACCACATTTTGACATGAGAAACGGTGGCGTGTCTGACTGGAAGCTGCCATGGAATGTAACATCAGATTACCCCGGATGGTATCCGGTAACAGGCAAAAATGGAGGCCTTACACTCTCACTTTCGATAAATCATCCGCTTAATACTGCTACGCCGCATAATCTGAAAATTACAATATCAAAGCCCGGAATGCTTGCCGGCGTGGCAAATACAGGTTATTGGGGCATGAATATTATTCGTGGTGATACGTATTTACTTAGTTTTTATTTATGGACAGATGGTAGCTATGGTGGTGAAGTCAAAGCTGCGCTTTATTCAAAAGACAGCGCCATTCTAGGATCACATTCTTTTCTGACTGGAAGAAAAGCCGGATGGGTAAAATATAGCTGCACGATAACCGCTAAAAAAATGGATTCTCATGCACATCTCGTATTATCATTTAGTAAAAAAGGGACAATCTATCTTGATTTTGTTTCTTTATTCCCTCGTAATACTTATAAGAATCGACCTAATGGCCTAAGGAAAGATCTTGCACAATATATTGCAAACCTTCATCCCGCCTTTATCCGGTGGCCAGGTGGTTGCTATGTGGAAGGAATGAACATTCAAAGTGCCTTTGATTGGAAAAATACCATCGGGCCAATAGAAAAAAGGCCGGAAACTTATAGCCCTTGGGGTTATTGGAGTACGAATGGTTTTGGCTTTGACGAATACCTACGTTTTTGTGAAGATATTGGTGCTAAAGGATTATTTGTCGCAAATGTTGGTGTATCCTGCGAAATGCGTAGCGGAACATTTATTCCCGATGATAGTTTGCAGTCATATATTCAGAATGCATTGGATGCAATTGAATATGCAACAGGCTCTATAACTAGTAAATGGGGAAACCTTCGCGCGCATAATGGCCATCCGAAACCTTATCCGTTGGAATATATAGAACTAGGTAATGAACAATCTGGCCCAAGATATGCAAGAAGGTATAATTGGTTTTATAATGCTATTCATACCAAGTATCCTAATATACACATAATAGCCAGTATGGGGCTTGGGGATGTTAACCATTATACACTCGATAGTATGCAGCACGTACAAATAGCGGATGAGCATGCCTATAAAGCAGCATTTTGGGCAATGAGCAATTATAATCATTTCGATAAGTATAGACGCGATGGTTATAAAGTATATGTAGGTGAATATGCTACCAATGGTGGAGTTGGCCGTGGTAATATGAATGCTACACTCAGTGATGCCGTATATATTCTTTCTATGGAACACAACGGAGATCTTGTTTCCATGAGCAGCTATGCACCGCTACTGGCAAATGTACACGATGAGGATTGGCCGGTTAATCTGATTAATTTTGATGCATCCAAAAGCTATGCGCGTATTTCGTATTATATGATTCAAATGATGGCGAAAAGCAGGGCGGATGTTAATCTAAAGTCTAAGCTACTGCTTCAGCAGGATGCCTTGAAAAAACGCTCAATATTCGATGGAGGTGTTGGCTTTGCTACCTGGGATACACAAGCAGAATATAAAGATTTGGAGGTGATCCAAGATGGTAAAACAGTTTATCGTTCTGATTTCTTGAACAGGCCAAATGAGTGGGCAAAAGTGCGGGGGACATGGGATATCCAAGACAGCGCATTGGCCGAAACCGCCAGCGGAGCACAAACCCTAGCTTATCTGAAAGGGAGAAGTTTTGACACCTACACTTTGAACGTGAAAGCCCGTAAATTAAGCGGTACAAATGCCTTTATTATACCCTTTGCTATAAAAAATAGTAACACATTCCTGCGTGCTCATATCGGTTCTTGGGTAAACTCTCACTGTACATTTGAGACTGTTGCCAATGGCTATGATGTGTCCGATTTAATTACACAGCAGCGGCTCCCATATCCGATAGTAACGGGCAGGTGGTATAATATTCGGTTGGAGGTAATGAAAGACAGCGTGGCTTGTTATTTGGATGATAAGTTAATCATGACCTATAAAGAACCAAGGAAACTTTTTGCTATTGCCGGTAAAGACAATAAAACTGGAGATATTATTATCAAGATGGTAAACGCATATAATACTCCGTATAATATGGAAGTAAAAACCTTAAATGAGCATTATATTAATCCAAGGGCGTTGATGCAAGTATTAAGTGCACCGAATGGTAATGTAGAAAACTCTTTCAAAGAGCCCGAAAAATATATTCCCATAACAAAAACAATTACAAATGCTTCAAAGGATTTTCGTATAATATTGCCTGCTTATTCAGTCTCCGTTATCCGGTTGAAAACAGTGCAATAA